Proteins encoded within one genomic window of Anopheles gambiae chromosome 3, idAnoGambNW_F1_1, whole genome shotgun sequence:
- the LOC1279485 gene encoding protein disks lost, with translation MNEEMLKEMVESQIPPSQDVQEWFLQYFKKHEAHQQRSLEAFASYFTSFIRAQTEDSSRTARPRCDTPRKVSTGTAFETNPATQLRKLSISDGSCYPTSGIPPGTATPTAEGRPTNRASELDTTGTPVHLIARQLFDPPGGGPLEIGETGAKSAVGSARTFDNLATEDIELKGVIGCSTPKHLPPQHNAANGGHPATPGSNENQTLSRCRNANEPVFSTPPRSSNNASRSAGGGNMLLSFSSTPIAGGSRGKTTSHHGSSLRNGSLEVSNPSANSSTFSYGSHRQEASGLSDGTGRRSKTSLPCFGDFITAHTSTRPHRNRRLPFAGNASTTSNDPGGLNSPSVQKGPLFQDNDFPQLNMTPNNSKASGFGELPDGGGSGKRSGTQRRRIAPTTVSRSVSGRHDFNSSSFLAENNLISIESQEDASHDPRGMLRHRREEIRNDFQAEAAQNQRPVRAKQSLQTSFNHVDNATPAPELASTMPDELTQLESVTEGGTSAPSTILIIEFDKVTQKSTIDRLVAIYALLMDLNLVPNMLNELAYLINLVSTERYIAQDAQKLLEATTSAGTDNGTGRAELSNVLRSPHNCVYFAAEVLHSQRTQLALLDSTSLRVVVENEQLGVLHPTLNGFLRDMLGQKMKLENAFSSQQGTGGGDLVPNSSITNVFYQQENDTKDHFPSSKEFNAFNKQRDLFYATLRTWETEHLNPAWEFETKLGTKVRAMLDILHHPINMSHLAKLFSAQLIISFNFDNSASELQMALPNIDLTKLSKLRQRLVAPSIFSTQYLFPGSQMFFRDFIVASENHQIFIEQLKAVLIHELIQMDSSTYDVFNISDAENSNRSEYVVRPETIATMRVLAKFIGFIVARPYQYEGCRNTLVENRQIELRNMLLPPFDVKPALIRAVTDRKLLITVPWLVQYLSMLDVVTLRLRYYEELFRMLHDIYKATAMCRMATSYDLFAIPTSKFIVRSCLDWLYDQSNVPEEYYHYSSDMFGSVAKEPSTHVQAPAAVANQSLTARESKRSIEKPLVFNAILEHILSAACPFLADFRVSVMPSKVEKTLSRTGRYRHITTRYSGAPTSHQPGAASELPDALETSLDISAASGGHNLSKLSHGNVQQRLVEGFLQSQSQSMRRTVELIIDRSTSAVIKDFQMLYILPEKKSVNELFAGVDANTLEDTKRRIQSICDEALDRINNTWESNVPKMLNKRITKSFDALLPAETVDPVRKLCRNITLERCLHKCNEWRQSYISNTGLFCKDVASEAQSLTYRNHQQQQQQQQQLNKTVPTNNNPMEFSVSENCAIMPSGFYVKLQMIVHHAASSPDKITANELNEFLELTNAFLDQPGLTTTPMMDRVLGLMILQLILLLIKSRCDLSLPELFQRAVKIWKHNKLAQFCVPPPSESDELPASPTSHERSLLYPAQIEQYRRKRMQRDANYIFSHVVSKRFIRMLEVNAMPKPHYDNYAEFITILLEAGIVTKDLLNDQFVTIFHEDWPQSTLDRVSTVIKRVLQKSGPSGRHGHNIDDSQSEMFLEMLSDIARDITDL, from the exons AAACATGAAGCTCATCAGCAACGCTCTCTGGAGGCATTTGCCAGCTACTTCACCAGTTTCATCCGTGCGCAAACGGAAGA TTCATCGAGAACCGCTCGACCAAGATGTGACACGCCGAGAAAGGTATCAACCGGTACCGCATTCGAGACTAATCCGGCCACCCAGCTGCGGAAACTGTCAATCAGCGACGGCTCTTGTTACCCAACGTCCGGTATCCCCCCGGGGACCGCAACGCCGACTGCTGAAGGTCGCCCCACCAATCGGGCCAGCGAACTTGACACCACCGGAACACCGGTACATTTGATAGCGCGCCAGCTTTTCGACCCTCCCGGCGGTGGTCCACTGGAGATCGGCGAGACGGGTGCAAAATCGGCAGTCGGCAGTGCTCGGACATTCGATAATTTGGCTACCGAAGACATCGAACTGAAAGGAGTGATTGGGTGTTCCACTCCGAAACACTTGCCACCGCAACATAATGCGGCCAACGGTGGTCATCCTGCTACGCCCGGCAGCAACGAAAATCAAACCCTATCACGCTGCAGAAACGCGAACGAGCCCGTCTTCTCGACGCCTCCCCGGAGCAGCAATAATGCTTCGCGCAGCGCCGGTGGGGGTAATATGCTCCTGTCCTTTAGCAGCACCCCGATTGCCGGCGGCAGCCGTGGAAAGACAACGTCACACCATGGATCATCGCTACGCAACGGAAGTCTGGAGGTCTCGAATCCATCGGCCAACAGCAGCACGTTCAGCTATGGGTCGCACCGCCAGGAGGCGAGTGGATTAAGCGATGGGACGGGTCGACGAAGCAAGACAAGCTTACCTTGTTTCGGTGACTTTATCACAGCACATACGAGCACTCGGCCCCATAGAAACCGGCGCTTGCCATTTGCGGGCAATGCTAGCACGACCAGCAATGATCCCGGTGGCCTAAATTCGCCCAGCGTACAGAAAGGCCCGTTGTTTCAGGATAATGACTTTCCGCAGCTAAACATGACTCCAAACAATTCCAAAGCATCCGGCTTTGGCGAACTGCCGGACGGTGGTGGCAGTGGGAAGAGGTCAGGAACGCAGCGGAGACGCATCGCTCCAACCACCGTCAGCCGGTCGGTATCGGGGCGCCATGACTTCAACTCATCATCATTTCTCGCGGAAAACAATCTCATATCAATCGAAAGCCAAGAGGACGCTAGCCACGATCCTCGGGGAATGTTGCGCCACCGAAGGGAGGAGATACGAAACGATTTCCAGGCCGAGGCGGCACAAAATCAACGCCCCGTCCGTGCAAAGCAATCATTGCAGACATCTTTTAATCACGTAGATAATGCAACTCCCGCACCTGAACTCGCTTCAACTATGCCGGACGAGCTTACGCAACTAGAAAGCGTCACGGAAGGTGGTACGAGTGCACCCAGCACGATACTAATCATAGAATTTGACAAAGTTACTCAAAAATCGACCATCGATCGGCTGGTAGCGATATATGCGCTGCTGATGGATCTCAACCTTGTGCCGAACATGCTGAACGAGCTGGCCTATCTGATCAACCTGGTTAGCACGGAACGGTACATCGCCCAGGACGCACAAAAGCTCCTCGAAGCAACCACATCCGCCGGGACAGATAATGGAACCGGCCGGGCGGAACTTAGCAACGTCCTGCGCAGCCCGCACAACTGTGTCTACTTTGCGGCGGAAGTGCTCCACAGCCAGCGGACGCAGCTCGCACTGCTCGACAGCACCTCACTGCGGGTGGTGGTTGAGAACGAACAGCTGGGGGTGCTGCATCCGACGTTGAATGGTTTCCTGCGGGACATGCTGGGGCAGAAGATGAAACTTGAGAACGCCTTCAGCAGCCAGCAGGGTACGGGCGGTGGCGATCTCGTGCCGAATAGCAGCATCACGAACGTGTTCTACCAGCAGGAAAACGATACGAAGGATCACTTTCCTTCGTCAAAGGAATTTAATGCGTTCAACAAGCAGCGGGATCTGTTCTACGCTACGCTGAG AACATGGGAAACCGAACACCTCAACCCAGCGTGGGAGTTCGAGACGAAGCTTGGCACAAAAGTGCGAGCCATGTTGGACATTTTACACCACCCAATCAATATGTCCCACTTGGCTAAACTGTTTAGTGCACAGCTGATCATATCGTTTAACTTTGAT AACTCCGCCAGCGAACTGCAAATGGCGCTACCCAACATAGACCTGACGAAGCTATCCAAACTGCGGCAGCGACTGGTTGCGCCGAGCATTTTCTCCACCCAATATCTCTTCCCCGGCAGTCAGATGTTTTTCCGCGATTTTATTGTGGCTAGCGAAAACCATCAGATATTCATCGAGCAGCTAAAAGCGGTCCTCATCCACGAGCTGATCCAGATGGACAGCTCAACGTACGATGTTTTCAACATATCCGATGCAGAAAATTCGAACCGCTCGGAATACGTG GTCCGCCCGGAAACAATCGCCACGATGCGTGTGCTGGCCAAATTTATCGGTTTCATCGTCGCCCGCCCATACCAGTATGAAGGATGCCGCAACACGCTGGTGGAAAATCGTCAAATCGAGCTGCGTAATATG TTACTACCTCCGTTTGACGTGAAACCGGCACTCATAAGAGCAGTGACCGATCGCAAGCTCTTGATAACCGTCCCGTGGCTCGTTCAGTATCTCAGCATGTTGGACGTGGTGACACTCCGCTTGCGCTACTACGAAGAGCTTTTCCGGATGCTGCACGACATCTACAAGGCGACGGCTATGTGCAGAATGGCGACGAGCTACGACTTATTTGCCATACCCACCTCAAAGTTTATCGTGCGATCCTGTTTGGACTGGTTGTACGATCAGTCCAACGTACCAGAGGAGTACTACCACTATTCATCGGATATGTTCGGCAGCGTTGCTAAGGAACCGTCCACGCACGTTCAAGCaccggctgctgttgctaacCAGTCGCTTACAGCAAGGGAAAGTAAACGTAGCATCGAAAAGCCCTTAGTTTTTAACGCCATACTGGAGCACATCCTTAGCGCTGCTTGTCCTTTTTTGGCCGATTTTCGTGTGTCCGTGATGCCTTCCAAGGTGGAGAAAACACTTTCCAGAACGGGCCGGTATCGGCACATCACTACACGCTACTCGGGAGCACCAACATCACACCAGCCTGGTGCAGCGAGTGAGCTTCCGGATGCGCTAGAAACGTCGTTGGACATTTCCGCTGCGAGCGGAGGTCATAATCTTTCGAAATTGTCACATGGTAACGTTCAGCAACGCTTGGTCGAAGGGTTCCTGCAGTCGCAAAGCCAATCGATGCGGCGCACCGTGGAGCTCATCATAGACCGTTCCACCTCGGCTGTGATAAAGGACTTCCAAATGCTGTACATTCTGCCAGAGAAAAAGAGCGTGAACGAGCTTTTTGCCGGTGTGGACGCGAACACATTGGAGGACACAAAGCGGCGCATCCAAAGCATCTGCGACGAAGCACTGGACCGCATTAACAATACCTGGGAGAGCAACGTGCCAAAAATGCTAAACAAACGAATCACG AAATCGTTTGATGCATTGCTCCCGGCGGAAACTGTAGACCCGGTACGCAAGCTGTGTAGAAATATTACATTAGAAAGATGCCTTCACAAATGTAATGAATGGCGACAGTCATACATTTCTAACACgg GTTTATTTTGTAAGGACGTTGCAAGTGAAGCACAAAGCTTAACGTACAGaaatcatcagcagcaacagcagcagcagcaacagttgaATAAAACAGTTCCAACGAATAACAATCCAATGGAATTCAGCGTTTCGGAAAATTGCGCTATCATGCCATCCGGTTTCTACGTAAAACTTCAAATGATTGTACACCATGCTGCGTCCAGCCCGGACAAAATTACCGCAAACGAGCTGAATGAATTTCTCGAACTAACGAATGCTTTCCTTGACCAGCCCGGGCTCACCACGACACCGATGATGGACCGGGTGTTGGGGTTGATGATTCTTCAACTGATTTTACTTTTAA TAAAATCACGCTGTGATCTTAGCTTACCGGAGCTTTTCCAACGTGCGGTTAAGATTTGGAAGCATAACAAGTTGGCCCAATTCTGTGTGCCACCACCATCGGAATCGGACGAATTACCTGCATCGCCTACGTCACACGAACGGTCCTTACTGTATCCCGCACAAATTGAGCAGTATCGCCGCAAGCGAATGCAACGAG ATGCAAATTACATCTTCTCCCATGTGGTTAGCAAACGATTTATACGTATGCTTGAGGTAAACGCGATGCCCAAACCACACTATGACAACTATGCCGAATTTATCACCATCCTGCTGGAGGCAGGTATCGTAACGAAAGATTTGCTAAACGATCAATTCGTTACAATATTTCACGAAGACTGGCCACAG TCCACCCTTGACCGCGTTTCAACCGTCATCAAGCGAGTGCTGCAGAAAAGCGGACCTTCCGGACGGCACGGTCACAACATCGACGACTCGCAATCGGAAATGTTTTTGGAGATGTTATCCGATATTGCAAGAGATATTACAGACCTTTGA
- the LOC1279486 gene encoding beta-hexosaminidase subunit beta, with product MSDTIRQNWSAASNISTAIQLCQWFYGVQRVQFVVRRGRGVFSVKMKAVRWVRVSLALCITLLTIPWTGGYIVDPGPVVKATKGEIWPKPRNQTTSQQYYTIKTGSFAFQSMNYSCDLLEKALDRYQKLVLSIGNTTRRAMHNRGYAFQSRNELSSASHANRSWRSDTNWAGYLEQVQVDLKAPCEELPHLSMDEEYTINIDDFQARLSSFSIWGMLRALESFSQMVVLSDDGSMLRINSTTIDDGPRFSHRGLLVDTSRHFIDTCTLVKILDGMAYNKLNVFHWHIVDDHSFPYESKAFPELSEKGAYHPSMVYTQRDIQMIIEEARLRGIRVMSEFDTPGHTRSWGVSHPELLTECQDQYRGKLGPMDPTRESTYTFLSNLFREVIEVFPDQYVHLGGDEVGFECWASNPNILEYMKQNRLYSFEMLEEKFIQRIVDQIDVLNRSSLVWQEVYVNGVRLPKGTVVHVWTGNRQELLNKITRDGLPALLSSCWYLDHLSTGGDWRKFYNCDPHDFIGTGQQKSLVLGGEACMWSEVVNGHNILPRIFPRVSATAEKLWSPASVNNADEAARRLEEQTCRMNHRGIPAQPPNGPGFCI from the exons ATGAGCGATACGATCCGGCAAAATTGGTCCGCAGCTTCAAACATCTCCACAGCCATTCAGTTGTGCCAGTGGTTTTACGGTGTTCAGCGTGTCCAGTTCGTCGTCCGTCGCGGTCGTGGTGTGTTCTCGGTGAAAATGAAAGCTGTACGCTGGGTTCGTGTTTCGCTTGCCCTGTGCATCACATTGCTTACGATCCCTTGGACAGGGGGCTACATCGTCGATCCCGGCCCAGTCGTGAAGGCTACCAAAG GTGAAATATGGCCCAAACCGCGGAACCAAACTACGTCACAACAATACTACACCATCAAAACGGGATCATTTGCATTTCAG TCTATGAACTACAGCTGTGATTTGTTGGAAAAAGCTCTTGATCGGTATCAAAAATTGGTTTTATCCATCGGTAACACTACCCGACGCGCGATGCACAACAGAGGCTATGCTTTCCAATCGCGCAATGAACTGAGCTCCGCTAGTCACGCCAACCGTTCGTGGCGCTCGGATACAAACTGGGCC GGCTATCTAGAGCAGGTGCAGGTGGACTTGAAGGCACCGTGCGAGGAACTGCCCCATCTTTCCATGGATGAAGAAT ATACGATCAACATTGATGACTTTCAAGCGCGTTTATCTTCCTTCTCCATCTGGGGGATGCTCCGTGCACTGGAATCGTTCTCCCAAATGGTCGTGCTATCTGACGATGGCAGCATG CTGCGCATAAACTCCACGACAATCGATGATGGTCCTCGTTTTTCCCACCGTGGCTTACTGGTCGACACTTCGCGCCACTTTATCGACACCTGCACGTTGGTGAAAATCCTCGATGGAATGGCCTACAACAAGCTGAATGTATTCCATTGGCACATCGTTGACGATCACAGCTTCCCGTACGAAAGTAAAGCGTTCCCCGAGCTAAGTGAGAAGGGTGCGTACCACCCATCGATGGTGTACACCCAGCGCGACATTCAAATGATCATTGAGGAGGCAAGGCTGCGAGGCATCCGCGTGATGTCGGAGTTCGATACGCCCGGACATACACGATCGTGGGGTGTTTCGCATCCGGAACTGTTGACCGAATGCCAGGATCAGTATCGTGGAAAGCTAGGACCGATGGATCCAACGCGTGAATCTACCTACACCTTTCTGTCGAATCTGTTCCGCGAGGTGATCGAGGTGTTCCCTGATCAGTACGTCCACCTTGGCGGGGACGAGGTTGGGTTCGAGTGCTGGGCTAGCAATCCCAACATACTGGAGTACATGAAACAGAACCGGTTGTATTCGTTCGAGATGCTGGAAGAAAAGTTTATCCAGCGCATTGTCGATCAGATCGATGTGCTCAACCGAAGCTCGCTAGTGTGGCAGGAGGTTTACGTAAACGGTGTTCGACTACCGAAAGGTACGGTGGTTCACGTTTGGACGGGCAATCGGCAGGAACTGCTGAACAAG ATCACTCGCGATGGTTTACCTGCACTGCTGTCCTCCTGCTGGTATCTGGATCATCTCAGCACCGGTGGTGATTGGCGCAAGTTCTACAACTGCGATCCACACGATTTTATCGGAACGGGCCAGCAGAAATCGCTCGTACTAGGTGGTGAAGCTTGCATGTGGTCCGAGGTGGTAAATGGGCACAACATACTGCCCCGcatttttccccgtgtttcTGCGACGGCTGAAAAGCTTTGGTCACCGGCAAGTGTTAACAATGCGGATGAAGCGGCCCGCCGACTGGAGGAGCAGACGTGCCGGATGAATCATCGCGGCATACCTGCACAGCCACCCAATGGGCCAGGGTTCTGTATTTGA